A genome region from Nymphalis io chromosome Z, ilAglIoxx1.1, whole genome shotgun sequence includes the following:
- the LOC126780705 gene encoding locomotion-related protein Hikaru genki isoform X2, with the protein MLIRYYFSGLCTTIKNLYKMNKFLLLLLMVTAGYCYNKNETISSDDYKCSLPDVTTIDDNLDITRFRADFAKISEVKFPGLIGPTNEHLICKIKCIDGNWVGPLCSQTPNGRFQPVFRECLYRNQNPLLAVAFKNDSILIDTYFPHGSVIVARCKHFGLYKLTGENMLRCENGEWSSKMPQCVPTSVITNYTGGAPPTIQYIAVTGSAIVELSGELYVYPGSTVWLDCLWPQSLGKPDWSWTQMYRHYAAWASQTGETDLHYRLVLNRVSARHSDSYTCTSPAGNTNTVAIKVVNIVCPPINVSSPHVHQFAQGTRLGNAVHFSCQPGYHLNGSAIVNCMGDGRWSSQPPTCVETFCPVLRTLGNHLSVVEYNSSYGGRAVFACSWGYRLIGAPGLECELDGRWSGEMPHCIPIYCPDPLVPENGRLLTAASASSKDGKYPVGDLIVYSCEEGYEIVGESSIVCTENGFWSHPPPFCLPPSEIKKSDTIYIDNTTLVNFEE; encoded by the exons ATGTTGATCCGTTATTACTTTTCCGGGTTGTGCACAACGatcaaaaatttatacaaaatgaacAAGTTTCTGCTCCTATTGTTAATGGTCACGGCCGGCTACTGTTACAACAAGAATGAAACCATATCATCAG ATGACTACAAATGCTCCCTTCCAGATGTCACTACTATCGACGATAACCTCGATATCACCAGGTTTAGGGCTGACTTCGCGAAGATATCTGAG GTCAAGTTCCCTGGACTCATCGGACCAACCAATGAACatcttatttgtaaaataaaatgcatcGATGGAAACTGGGTGGGCCCACTTTGTTCCCAAACACCAA ATGGTAGATTCCAGCCTGTCTTCCGTGAATGTCTGTATCGCAATCAAAACCCTTTATTAGCTGTTGCCTTTAAAAATGACTCTATATTG ATTGATACCTACTTTCCACACGGCTCCGTGATAGTTGCCAGGTGCAAGCACTTTGGCTTGTACAAGCTCACCGGGGAAAACATGCTAAGGTGCGAGAATGGAGAGTGGTCTTCAAAGATGCCACAATGCGTCCCAACTTCTGTGATAACCAACTATACAG GTGGCGCTCCGCCCACTATTCAGTATATAGCCGTGACCGGTTCTGCTATAGTGGAGCTGAGCGGCGAGCTGTACGTGTATCCAGGAAGCACGGTGTGGCTGGACTGCCTCTGGCCACAGTCCCTGGGCAAGCCGGACTGGAGCTGGACCCAAATGTACAGGCATTATGCTG CGTGGGCCAGCCAGACCGGCGAGACAGACCTGCACTACCGCCTCGTGCTGAACCGCGTCAGCGCCCGTCACAGCGACAGCTACACGTGCACCTCTCCCGCCGGGAACACCAACACGGTCGCCATTAAAGTTGTTA ACATAGTTTGTCCGCCGATTAACGTTTCGTCACCCCATGTTCATCAGTTCGCACAAGGCACGCGGCTGGGAAATGCTGTTCACTTCAGCTGTCAGCCGGGCTACCATCTCAATGGTTCTGCTATTGTCAACTGCATGGGTGACG GGCGTTGGTCATCGCAACCTCCTACATGTGTAGAAACGTTTTGTCCAGTGCTCCGAACGCTAGGTAACCACCTAAGCGTCGTAGAGTACAATTCATCTTATGGCGGACGCGCCGTTTTCGCTTGCTCGTGGGGGTATCGGCTCATTGGAGCCCCAGGGCTGGAATGTGAGCTTGATGGAAGATGGTCTGGCGAGATGCCGCACTGTATAC CTATCTACTGCCCCGACCCGCTCGTGCCAGAGAATGGTCGCTTGTTAACAGCGGCGTCGGCGTCGTCTAAGGACGGCAAGTACCCCGTCGGCGATCTAATCGTATACTCGTGTGAAGAAGGTTACGAGATCGTTGGTGAATCTTCAATAGTGTGCACTGAAAATGGATTCTGGTCGCATCCCCCACCCTTCTGCTTACCTCcgtcagaaataaaaaaatctgacactatttatattgataatacgACTCTTGTCAATTTTGAAGAATAA
- the LOC126780705 gene encoding locomotion-related protein Hikaru genki isoform X3, whose translation MLIRYYFSGLCTTIKNLYKMNKFLLLLLMVTAGYCYNKNETISSDDYKCSLPDVTTIDDNLDITRFRADFAKISEVKFPGLIGPTNEHLICKIKCIDGNWVGPLCSQTPIKSITDGRFQPVFRECLYRNQNPLLAVAFKNDSILIDTYFPHGSVIVARCKHFGLYKLTGENMLRCENGEWSSKMPQCVPTSVITNYTGGAPPTIQYIAVTGSAIVELSGELYVYPGSTVWLDCLWPQSLGKPDWSWTQMYRHYADIVCPPINVSSPHVHQFAQGTRLGNAVHFSCQPGYHLNGSAIVNCMGDGRWSSQPPTCVETFCPVLRTLGNHLSVVEYNSSYGGRAVFACSWGYRLIGAPGLECELDGRWSGEMPHCIPIYCPDPLVPENGRLLTAASASSKDGKYPVGDLIVYSCEEGYEIVGESSIVCTENGFWSHPPPFCLPPSEIKKSDTIYIDNTTLVNFEE comes from the exons ATGTTGATCCGTTATTACTTTTCCGGGTTGTGCACAACGatcaaaaatttatacaaaatgaacAAGTTTCTGCTCCTATTGTTAATGGTCACGGCCGGCTACTGTTACAACAAGAATGAAACCATATCATCAG ATGACTACAAATGCTCCCTTCCAGATGTCACTACTATCGACGATAACCTCGATATCACCAGGTTTAGGGCTGACTTCGCGAAGATATCTGAG GTCAAGTTCCCTGGACTCATCGGACCAACCAATGAACatcttatttgtaaaataaaatgcatcGATGGAAACTGGGTGGGCCCACTTTGTTCCCAAACACCAA TTAAATCAATTACAGATGGTAGATTCCAGCCTGTCTTCCGTGAATGTCTGTATCGCAATCAAAACCCTTTATTAGCTGTTGCCTTTAAAAATGACTCTATATTG ATTGATACCTACTTTCCACACGGCTCCGTGATAGTTGCCAGGTGCAAGCACTTTGGCTTGTACAAGCTCACCGGGGAAAACATGCTAAGGTGCGAGAATGGAGAGTGGTCTTCAAAGATGCCACAATGCGTCCCAACTTCTGTGATAACCAACTATACAG GTGGCGCTCCGCCCACTATTCAGTATATAGCCGTGACCGGTTCTGCTATAGTGGAGCTGAGCGGCGAGCTGTACGTGTATCCAGGAAGCACGGTGTGGCTGGACTGCCTCTGGCCACAGTCCCTGGGCAAGCCGGACTGGAGCTGGACCCAAATGTACAGGCATTATGCTG ACATAGTTTGTCCGCCGATTAACGTTTCGTCACCCCATGTTCATCAGTTCGCACAAGGCACGCGGCTGGGAAATGCTGTTCACTTCAGCTGTCAGCCGGGCTACCATCTCAATGGTTCTGCTATTGTCAACTGCATGGGTGACG GGCGTTGGTCATCGCAACCTCCTACATGTGTAGAAACGTTTTGTCCAGTGCTCCGAACGCTAGGTAACCACCTAAGCGTCGTAGAGTACAATTCATCTTATGGCGGACGCGCCGTTTTCGCTTGCTCGTGGGGGTATCGGCTCATTGGAGCCCCAGGGCTGGAATGTGAGCTTGATGGAAGATGGTCTGGCGAGATGCCGCACTGTATAC CTATCTACTGCCCCGACCCGCTCGTGCCAGAGAATGGTCGCTTGTTAACAGCGGCGTCGGCGTCGTCTAAGGACGGCAAGTACCCCGTCGGCGATCTAATCGTATACTCGTGTGAAGAAGGTTACGAGATCGTTGGTGAATCTTCAATAGTGTGCACTGAAAATGGATTCTGGTCGCATCCCCCACCCTTCTGCTTACCTCcgtcagaaataaaaaaatctgacactatttatattgataatacgACTCTTGTCAATTTTGAAGAATAA
- the LOC126780697 gene encoding heparanase-like codes for MISNKRLVATCAIIFCGNIALLGLFVKYNIGEKCYITIDEHQKFHPIIPDDFLSFGIDTSEIQNYDTVNFNNSRLRKLAAALAPARLRLGGTMSDRLIFSSEDIPAASCNHCPMTAGTEATCTAIKSLCKHKFLPFFIMNGQKWTDINEFCIKTNTKLLFSLNLLIRDDHEWKSQNAIEILEYSKHKNFDIDWQLGNEPNSFKHVFNLTISPQTLAHDYKRLRKLLNHHGYKKSLLVGPDTTRPQEHQPNCLKYMVEFLGNGSHNINVRSWHQYYLNSRTATLEDFWNPGTFELLSEQIKIMQNHTKKYHNIPMWLTETSSSYGGGAPGLSNSYAGTPLWLDKLGLSAKYNITTVIRQSFIGGNYSLIDDKLEPLPDWWVSVLYKRLVGNKILQVSCKCSRFQRIYAHCTNRKYTNDTTAVTIYAINLQMEKAKFLLNGTAFHGDDLNIDEYIISAPSNNRRTKTVLLNGWPLYYESSVPEMQPNHIRYGNHVSMPPYSIGFWVIKNTSLQNCK; via the coding sequence GTTAGTAGCTACATGTGCCATTATTTTCTGCGGCAATATAGCCCTACTAGggttgtttgtaaaatataacatcGGAGAAAAATGTTACATTACAATCGACGAGCACCAAAAATTCCACCCCATTATACCCGATGACTTTTTAAGTTTTGGTATTGATACTTCTGAAATACAGAACTATGATAcagttaatttcaataattcaaGACTCAGGAAGCTAGCTGCAGCTCTGGCTCCGGCGAGACTCCGCCTTGGTGGTACCATGTCCGACCGTTTAATTTTTAGTTCAGAGGACATTCCGGCAGCGTCATGTAACCATTGTCCAATGACTGCCGGTACTGAAGCCACTTGTACTGCCATTAAGTCCCTTTGTAAGCACAAATTTTTACCATTCTTTATTATGAATGGACAGAAGTGGACAGATATAAATGAATtctgtataaaaacaaatacaaagttacttttcagtttaaatttattaatacgcGATGATCATGAATGGAAAAGTCAAAATGCTATTGAAATATTAGAATActcaaaacataaaaattttgaCATTGATTGGCAGCTTGGCAATGAACCCAATTCATTCAAGCATGTTTTTAACTTAACTATCAGCCCCCAGACCTTGGCTCACGATTACAAAAGGCTTAGAAAACTACTAAATCATCATGGTTATAAAAAGTCACTGTTGGTAGGCCCTGATACTACAAGACCGCAAGAACACCAACCTAACTGCCTCAAATACATGGTAGAATTCCTAGGCAATGGTtctcataatataaatgttaggtCCTGGCATCAGTACTACCTAAATAGCAGAACTGCCACTTTGGAAGACTTTTGGAACCCAGGCACCTTTGAATTACTGAgtgaacaaattaaaataatgcaaaaCCACACCAAGAAATATCATAACATACCAATGTGGCTAACTGAGACAAGTAGTTCCTATGGGGGCGGGGCACCTGGATTATCGAATTCTTATGCAGGTACCCCTCTCTGGTTAGACAAGCTGGGTTTGTCGGCTAAGTATAACATTACCACTGTGATAAGGCAAAGTTTTATTGGAGGTAATTATAGTCTGATCGATGATAAGTTAGAGCCGTTACCTGATTGGTGGGTCAGTGTCTTGTATAAAAGACTAgttggaaataaaattttacaagtaaGCTGCAAATGTTCCCGCTTCCAAAGGATATATGCCCATTGCACAAATAGAAAATACACAAATGATACAACAGCTGTAACTATTTATGCCATCAATTTACAAATGGAAAAAGCAAAGTTCCTTCTTAATGGGACTGCATTTCATGGTGATGACTTGAACAttgatgaatatattataagtgctCCATCCAATAACAGAAGAACTAAGACAGTACTATTGAATGGCTGGCCTCTTTATTATGAGTCATCTGTTCCAGAAATGCAACCAAATCATATTAGATATGGTAATCATGTGTCTATGCCACCGTATTCCATTGGATTTTGGGTAATTAAAAATACCTCTTTACAAAACTGCAAGTAA
- the LOC126780705 gene encoding locomotion-related protein Hikaru genki isoform X1: MLIRYYFSGLCTTIKNLYKMNKFLLLLLMVTAGYCYNKNETISSDDYKCSLPDVTTIDDNLDITRFRADFAKISEVKFPGLIGPTNEHLICKIKCIDGNWVGPLCSQTPIKSITDGRFQPVFRECLYRNQNPLLAVAFKNDSILIDTYFPHGSVIVARCKHFGLYKLTGENMLRCENGEWSSKMPQCVPTSVITNYTGGAPPTIQYIAVTGSAIVELSGELYVYPGSTVWLDCLWPQSLGKPDWSWTQMYRHYAAWASQTGETDLHYRLVLNRVSARHSDSYTCTSPAGNTNTVAIKVVNIVCPPINVSSPHVHQFAQGTRLGNAVHFSCQPGYHLNGSAIVNCMGDGRWSSQPPTCVETFCPVLRTLGNHLSVVEYNSSYGGRAVFACSWGYRLIGAPGLECELDGRWSGEMPHCIPIYCPDPLVPENGRLLTAASASSKDGKYPVGDLIVYSCEEGYEIVGESSIVCTENGFWSHPPPFCLPPSEIKKSDTIYIDNTTLVNFEE; the protein is encoded by the exons ATGTTGATCCGTTATTACTTTTCCGGGTTGTGCACAACGatcaaaaatttatacaaaatgaacAAGTTTCTGCTCCTATTGTTAATGGTCACGGCCGGCTACTGTTACAACAAGAATGAAACCATATCATCAG ATGACTACAAATGCTCCCTTCCAGATGTCACTACTATCGACGATAACCTCGATATCACCAGGTTTAGGGCTGACTTCGCGAAGATATCTGAG GTCAAGTTCCCTGGACTCATCGGACCAACCAATGAACatcttatttgtaaaataaaatgcatcGATGGAAACTGGGTGGGCCCACTTTGTTCCCAAACACCAA TTAAATCAATTACAGATGGTAGATTCCAGCCTGTCTTCCGTGAATGTCTGTATCGCAATCAAAACCCTTTATTAGCTGTTGCCTTTAAAAATGACTCTATATTG ATTGATACCTACTTTCCACACGGCTCCGTGATAGTTGCCAGGTGCAAGCACTTTGGCTTGTACAAGCTCACCGGGGAAAACATGCTAAGGTGCGAGAATGGAGAGTGGTCTTCAAAGATGCCACAATGCGTCCCAACTTCTGTGATAACCAACTATACAG GTGGCGCTCCGCCCACTATTCAGTATATAGCCGTGACCGGTTCTGCTATAGTGGAGCTGAGCGGCGAGCTGTACGTGTATCCAGGAAGCACGGTGTGGCTGGACTGCCTCTGGCCACAGTCCCTGGGCAAGCCGGACTGGAGCTGGACCCAAATGTACAGGCATTATGCTG CGTGGGCCAGCCAGACCGGCGAGACAGACCTGCACTACCGCCTCGTGCTGAACCGCGTCAGCGCCCGTCACAGCGACAGCTACACGTGCACCTCTCCCGCCGGGAACACCAACACGGTCGCCATTAAAGTTGTTA ACATAGTTTGTCCGCCGATTAACGTTTCGTCACCCCATGTTCATCAGTTCGCACAAGGCACGCGGCTGGGAAATGCTGTTCACTTCAGCTGTCAGCCGGGCTACCATCTCAATGGTTCTGCTATTGTCAACTGCATGGGTGACG GGCGTTGGTCATCGCAACCTCCTACATGTGTAGAAACGTTTTGTCCAGTGCTCCGAACGCTAGGTAACCACCTAAGCGTCGTAGAGTACAATTCATCTTATGGCGGACGCGCCGTTTTCGCTTGCTCGTGGGGGTATCGGCTCATTGGAGCCCCAGGGCTGGAATGTGAGCTTGATGGAAGATGGTCTGGCGAGATGCCGCACTGTATAC CTATCTACTGCCCCGACCCGCTCGTGCCAGAGAATGGTCGCTTGTTAACAGCGGCGTCGGCGTCGTCTAAGGACGGCAAGTACCCCGTCGGCGATCTAATCGTATACTCGTGTGAAGAAGGTTACGAGATCGTTGGTGAATCTTCAATAGTGTGCACTGAAAATGGATTCTGGTCGCATCCCCCACCCTTCTGCTTACCTCcgtcagaaataaaaaaatctgacactatttatattgataatacgACTCTTGTCAATTTTGAAGAATAA